A stretch of Lathyrus oleraceus cultivar Zhongwan6 chromosome 6, CAAS_Psat_ZW6_1.0, whole genome shotgun sequence DNA encodes these proteins:
- the LOC127098156 gene encoding agamous-like MADS-box protein AGL62, whose protein sequence is MSGEKKSRGRQKIEMKKMSNKSNLQVTFSKRRSGLFKKASDLCILCGVDVALFVFSPSEKVFSFGHPNTDEVIDRYLSQIAPENNNTKQFIKIHRNANVCELNAELTQVNNMLDAEKKLGDQLIQLRKAFEVEFWWACPINGMNRVQMELFKNALKELRSLVAQHVNRLIIQSAHTQTLQFFIGNTSSSNINLHHLPNPKQVQMFQP, encoded by the coding sequence ATGTCAGGCGAGAAGAAAAGTCGGGGTCGTCAAAAGATCGAAATGAAAAAAATGAGCAATAAGAGTAATTTACAGGTGACTTTCTCAAAACGTCGTAGCGGACTCTTCAAAAAGGCTAGTGACCTTTGCATCCTTTGTGGTGTAGATGTTGCTCTTTTTGTATTTTCACCTAGTGAAAAGGTATTTTCTTTTGGTCACCCTAATACTGATGAAGTTATAGATCGTTATCTCTCTCAGATCGCACCCGAAAACAACAACACCAAGCAATTCATTAAGATTCACCGCAATGCTAACGTATGTGAGCTTAATGCTGAGCTGACTCAAGTCAACAATATGCTAGATGCTGAAAAGAAGTTAGGTGATCAACTGATTCAATTACGCAAAGCGTTCGAGGTTGAGTTTTGGTGGGCTTGTCCAATTAACGGGATGAATAGGGTTCAAATGGAATTATTCAAAAATGCTTTGAAAGAGCTTAGGAGTCTTGTTGCACAACATGTTAATAGACTTATAATTCAAAGTGCTCATACTCAAACTCTTCAATTTTTTATTGGCAATACCTCATCCTCTAACATTAATCTCCATCACCTTCCAAATCCTAAACAAGTTCAAATGTTTCAACCATAA